In the Verrucomicrobiota bacterium genome, one interval contains:
- a CDS encoding DnaB-like helicase N-terminal domain-containing protein: MNTLNNHPVAAMPPHAPEAEAGALGCILCASQPAAAVRLLARLEEGLFYDLRHRRAFNALRALQQAGQPQETASLYQWLKERQSLDAAGGVAYVSALSAQTPSALNFDYFLGILREKSHRRTALGFAGRLADLAQNEAVNVADLVADARIHADRLLSLTDDRVWLQLYSPGDLLAYQPPENLCLIGDFHATRGEVMVIGGAPGVGKSRAAVALAWSGATGDSWLGLRVHRRFKTMILQNENGLHRLHREFKQLTATSHPGVENVSEYIRICSPPPFGMAFNRPEFVAAVRAAAEEFVPDVIVFDPWNSAARDDRARDYLETFEQLRRALPSGENTPALVVVAHTRKPAVNERANGRSLLNTLAGSYVLASVPRCVFVMQAASDEVEDDRVVWTCCKNNNGELGARSAWHRREAGFTACPEFDWEQFDPAGETDVVSVTEEDMQTLFQGGRRHIARRQAVKELMERTRCCRAVAYQACSGQGKFGPRLTEDAGLLRWRD, translated from the coding sequence ATGAATACGTTAAATAATCATCCTGTGGCTGCCATGCCGCCTCACGCCCCCGAGGCCGAGGCCGGCGCCTTGGGCTGCATCCTTTGCGCCTCGCAACCTGCCGCCGCCGTCCGGCTCCTGGCCCGCCTGGAGGAGGGCCTGTTTTATGACCTGCGCCACCGCCGCGCCTTCAACGCCCTGCGCGCCCTTCAGCAGGCGGGCCAACCCCAGGAAACCGCGAGCCTGTACCAGTGGCTCAAGGAGCGCCAATCCCTGGATGCCGCTGGCGGCGTGGCGTATGTCAGTGCGCTCTCCGCGCAAACCCCCAGCGCGCTCAACTTCGATTATTTCCTGGGCATCCTGCGCGAGAAGTCCCACCGGCGCACCGCCCTGGGCTTCGCCGGCAGGTTGGCCGACCTGGCGCAAAATGAAGCGGTCAACGTGGCGGACCTGGTGGCGGACGCCCGGATTCATGCTGACCGCCTGCTGAGCCTCACCGACGACCGGGTCTGGCTGCAACTGTATTCTCCCGGGGATCTGCTGGCCTACCAGCCGCCGGAGAATCTGTGTCTCATCGGGGATTTCCACGCCACGCGCGGCGAAGTGATGGTGATTGGCGGCGCGCCGGGGGTGGGGAAATCCCGGGCCGCCGTGGCGCTAGCCTGGAGCGGGGCCACCGGCGATTCCTGGCTGGGGCTGCGCGTCCACCGCCGCTTCAAAACCATGATCCTGCAGAATGAAAACGGGTTGCACCGGTTGCACCGGGAATTCAAGCAACTGACGGCCACCAGCCATCCCGGCGTTGAAAACGTCTCCGAGTATATCCGCATCTGTTCCCCGCCACCGTTCGGCATGGCCTTTAACCGGCCTGAGTTTGTGGCGGCCGTGCGCGCCGCCGCCGAGGAGTTCGTCCCGGATGTCATCGTGTTTGATCCGTGGAACAGCGCGGCGCGGGATGACCGGGCGCGGGATTACCTGGAAACCTTTGAACAGTTGCGGCGGGCGCTCCCCAGCGGGGAGAATACCCCGGCGCTCGTGGTGGTGGCGCACACGCGCAAACCGGCGGTCAACGAGCGCGCCAACGGGCGCAGCCTGCTCAACACGCTGGCCGGCAGCTATGTGCTGGCCTCGGTGCCGCGCTGCGTATTTGTCATGCAGGCCGCCAGCGATGAAGTGGAGGACGACCGGGTGGTGTGGACGTGCTGCAAGAACAACAACGGCGAACTGGGGGCGCGTTCCGCGTGGCATCGCCGCGAGGCTGGATTCACCGCCTGCCCGGAATTTGACTGGGAGCAGTTTGACCCCGCTGGTGAAACCGATGTGGTCAGCGTCACGGAAGAGGATATGCAGACGTTATTCCAGGGTGGCCGGCGGCACATCGCCCGCCGCCAGGCGGTGAAAGAGTTGATGGAACGAACCCGCTGCTGCCGGGCAGTGGCCTATCAGGCTTGCAGCGGCCAGGGTAAATTTGGTCCCCGCCTCACCGAGGATGCCGGGCTTTTGCGCTGGCGGGACTAG